In one Diprion similis isolate iyDipSimi1 chromosome 6, iyDipSimi1.1, whole genome shotgun sequence genomic region, the following are encoded:
- the LOC124407429 gene encoding protein croquemort-like isoform X1: MTPSRNRSFALAIFGAVLVVFGTLLCLFWPFIFHRLLSKELSMSPTSTSFDIWKNPTSVPLHLEIYFFNWTNPEEIRTPGKKPSFVQLGPYTFLERREKVNVVFHPQNNTVSFDQKRTWYFDAERSNGSLKDNVTQLNVVAISAAHKIRNWAFYWHTMFDLMLSKIGQIHVTKTVDELLFSGYEDTLINMGQITKIVDLPPFDKFGWFYMRNESTVFDGHFNMATGQDNIMNIGILRNWNYRNTTSFYDAPCNAVEGSAGEFWPPDKNYDEITLFSADICRPLTYEYKGIMTHQGIVGKRYVIGDKTLSNSTKRRYPRKQVNLVETATRTSEDFVAMEDSGKAFESLKKFQDPDIVNVGQCFCNGECTPSGIINVTACRYGAPAFVSLPHFHKADPVFREQINGMNPDDEKHGFYIVLEPTTGIPIDVAARLQVNILLQPLQSLSLFKDVPKTYFPMFWFNERAGITEELAPSLWLLIHLLDIGHYTSIAILFLGSLIVLGAGVLHCLHKRDKADMVMMMSNKPMSTGFAVPAEQKTELIYLDTTVANDDRDAQTRLNRQLYPKLVGDNLQDL; the protein is encoded by the exons ATGACGCCCTCCAGGAACAGATCCTTCGCTCTCGCGATATTCGGAGCGGTTCTCGTCGTCTTCGGCACTCTGCTCTGTTTATTCTGGCCCTTCATATTCCATCGATTGTTGAGCAAG GAACTGTCAATGTCACCGACCTCGACGAGCTTCGATATCTGGAAGAATCCAACGTCGGTACCCTTGcatttggaaatttatttcttcaattgGACCAATCCCGAGGAGATCAGGACTCCGGGGAAGAAGCCAAGCTTCGTTCAGCTCGGGCCTTACACTTTTCT AGAAAGACGAGAGAAAGTCAACGTCGTTTTTCACCCTCAGAACAACACGGTCAGTTTCGATCAAAAAAGGACTTGGTACTTTGACGCGGAAAGGAGCAATGGATCTCTGAAGGACAACGTTACACAGCTAAATGTTGTCGCTATA TCAGCGGCGCACAAAATTCGCAACTGGGCCTTTTATTGGCATACGATGTTCGATCTGATGCTGTCAAAAATCGGACAGATCCACGTGACCAAGACCGTCGATGAGCTTCTCTTCTCCGGCTACGAAGACACTCTAATTAACATGGGACAGATAACCAAAATTGTCGACCTTCCGCCGTTCGATAAATTCGGATGGTTTTATATG AGAAATGAATCTACGGTGTTCGACGGCCACTTCAATATGGCGACCGGTCAAGACAACATCATGAATATCGGTATTCTTCGGAATTGGAATTACAGAAATACTACGTCGTTCTATGACGCACCTTGCAACGCGGTAGAGGGAAGTGCTGGAGAATTTTGGCCACCTGACAAGAACTACGACGAAATCACCCTCTTCTCAGCTGACATTTGCAG GCCTCTAACTTACGAATATAAAGGAATTATGACGCATCAGGGTATCGTCGGTAAGCGATACGTTATCGGCGACAAGACCCTGAGCAATAGTACGAAGAGGCGTTACCCCAGGAAGCAGGTGAACTTGGTCGAGACCGCGACGAGGACAAGCGAGGACTTCGTTGCAATGGAAGACTCAGGAAAAGCCTTCGAGTCGTTGAAGAAGTTCCAGGATCCGGACATCGTGAACGTAGGCCAGTGCTTTTGTAATGGCGAATGCACTCCGTCAGGCATCATCAATGTTACCGCATGTCGCTACGGGGCGCCGGCCTTCGTAAGCTTGCCGCATTTCCATAAGGCTGATCCCGTCTTCCgcgaacaaataaacggaatgaACCCCGACGACGAGAAGCACGGATTTTACATCGTACTTGAACCG ACAACTGGAATACCCATCGACGTCGCAGCCCGTCTACAAGTCAACATTCTTCTCCAGCCATTACAGTCCCTAAG CCTCTTCAAGGATGTGCCAAAAACATACTTCCCGATGTTCTGGTTCAACGAGCGCGCCGGTATTACGGAAGAGTTGGCTCCTTCTCTCTGGCTACTTATCCATCTCTTGGACATTGGGCATTACACCAGCATCGCGATACTTTTCCTTGGATCACTGATCGTCCTTGGCGCTGGCGTTCTGCACTGCTTACACAAGCGGGACAAAGCAGACATGGTAATGATGATGTCAAAT aaacCGATGTCGACTGGATTCGCAGTTCCCGCAGAGCAGAAGACAGAGCTTATCTATCTAGACACGACGGTAGCCAATGACGACCGCGACGCCCAAACGCGGCTGAATCGGCAGCTCTATCCGAAACTCGTCGGAGATAACTTGCAGGATTTGTAA
- the LOC124407429 gene encoding protein croquemort-like isoform X3, producing MTPSRNRSFALAIFGAVLVVFGTLLCLFWPFIFHRLLSKELSMSPTSTSFDIWKNPTSVPLHLEIYFFNWTNPEEIRTPGKKPSFVQLGPYTFLERREKVNVVFHPQNNTVSFDQKRTWYFDAERSNGSLKDNVTQLNVVAISAAHKIRNWAFYWHTMFDLMLSKIGQIHVTKTVDELLFSGYEDTLINMGQITKIVDLPPFDKFGWFYMRNESTVFDGHFNMATGQDNIMNIGILRNWNYRNTTSFYDAPCNAVEGSAGEFWPPDKNYDEITLFSADICRPLTYEYKGIMTHQGIVGKRYVIGDKTLSNSTKRRYPRKQVNLKFQDPDIVNVGQCFCNGECTPSGIINVTACRYGAPAFVSLPHFHKADPVFREQINGMNPDDEKHGFYIVLEPTTGIPIDVAARLQVNILLQPLQSLSLFKDVPKTYFPMFWFNERAGITEELAPSLWLLIHLLDIGHYTSIAILFLGSLIVLGAGVLHCLHKRDKADMVMMMSNKPMSTGFAVPAEQKTELIYLDTTVANDDRDAQTRLNRQLYPKLVGDNLQDL from the exons ATGACGCCCTCCAGGAACAGATCCTTCGCTCTCGCGATATTCGGAGCGGTTCTCGTCGTCTTCGGCACTCTGCTCTGTTTATTCTGGCCCTTCATATTCCATCGATTGTTGAGCAAG GAACTGTCAATGTCACCGACCTCGACGAGCTTCGATATCTGGAAGAATCCAACGTCGGTACCCTTGcatttggaaatttatttcttcaattgGACCAATCCCGAGGAGATCAGGACTCCGGGGAAGAAGCCAAGCTTCGTTCAGCTCGGGCCTTACACTTTTCT AGAAAGACGAGAGAAAGTCAACGTCGTTTTTCACCCTCAGAACAACACGGTCAGTTTCGATCAAAAAAGGACTTGGTACTTTGACGCGGAAAGGAGCAATGGATCTCTGAAGGACAACGTTACACAGCTAAATGTTGTCGCTATA TCAGCGGCGCACAAAATTCGCAACTGGGCCTTTTATTGGCATACGATGTTCGATCTGATGCTGTCAAAAATCGGACAGATCCACGTGACCAAGACCGTCGATGAGCTTCTCTTCTCCGGCTACGAAGACACTCTAATTAACATGGGACAGATAACCAAAATTGTCGACCTTCCGCCGTTCGATAAATTCGGATGGTTTTATATG AGAAATGAATCTACGGTGTTCGACGGCCACTTCAATATGGCGACCGGTCAAGACAACATCATGAATATCGGTATTCTTCGGAATTGGAATTACAGAAATACTACGTCGTTCTATGACGCACCTTGCAACGCGGTAGAGGGAAGTGCTGGAGAATTTTGGCCACCTGACAAGAACTACGACGAAATCACCCTCTTCTCAGCTGACATTTGCAG GCCTCTAACTTACGAATATAAAGGAATTATGACGCATCAGGGTATCGTCGGTAAGCGATACGTTATCGGCGACAAGACCCTGAGCAATAGTACGAAGAGGCGTTACCCCAGGAAGCAGGTGAACTTG AAGTTCCAGGATCCGGACATCGTGAACGTAGGCCAGTGCTTTTGTAATGGCGAATGCACTCCGTCAGGCATCATCAATGTTACCGCATGTCGCTACGGGGCGCCGGCCTTCGTAAGCTTGCCGCATTTCCATAAGGCTGATCCCGTCTTCCgcgaacaaataaacggaatgaACCCCGACGACGAGAAGCACGGATTTTACATCGTACTTGAACCG ACAACTGGAATACCCATCGACGTCGCAGCCCGTCTACAAGTCAACATTCTTCTCCAGCCATTACAGTCCCTAAG CCTCTTCAAGGATGTGCCAAAAACATACTTCCCGATGTTCTGGTTCAACGAGCGCGCCGGTATTACGGAAGAGTTGGCTCCTTCTCTCTGGCTACTTATCCATCTCTTGGACATTGGGCATTACACCAGCATCGCGATACTTTTCCTTGGATCACTGATCGTCCTTGGCGCTGGCGTTCTGCACTGCTTACACAAGCGGGACAAAGCAGACATGGTAATGATGATGTCAAAT aaacCGATGTCGACTGGATTCGCAGTTCCCGCAGAGCAGAAGACAGAGCTTATCTATCTAGACACGACGGTAGCCAATGACGACCGCGACGCCCAAACGCGGCTGAATCGGCAGCTCTATCCGAAACTCGTCGGAGATAACTTGCAGGATTTGTAA
- the LOC124407429 gene encoding protein croquemort-like isoform X2 → MTPSRNRSFALAIFGAVLVVFGTLLCLFWPFIFHRLLSKELSMSPTSTSFDIWKNPTSVPLHLEIYFFNWTNPEEIRTPGKKPSFVQLGPYTFLERREKVNVVFHPQNNTVSFDQKRTWYFDAERSNGSLKDNVTQLNVVAISAAHKIRNWAFYWHTMFDLMLSKIGQIHVTKTVDELLFSGYEDTLINMGQITKIVDLPPFDKFGWFYMRNESTVFDGHFNMATGQDNIMNIGILRNWNYRNTTSFYDAPCNAVEGSAGEFWPPDKNYDEITLFSADICRPLTYEYKGIMTHQGIVGKRYVIGDKTLSNSTKRRYPRKQVNLVETATRTSEDFVAMEDSGKAFESLKKFQDPDIVNVGQCFCNGECTPSGIINVTACRYGAPAFVSLPHFHKADPVFREQINGMNPDDEKHGFYIVLEPTTGIPIDVAARLQVNILLQPLQSLSLFKDVPKTYFPMFWFNERAGITEELAPSLWLLIHLLDIGHYTSIAILFLGSLIVLGAGVLHCLHKRDKADMKPMSTGFAVPAEQKTELIYLDTTVANDDRDAQTRLNRQLYPKLVGDNLQDL, encoded by the exons ATGACGCCCTCCAGGAACAGATCCTTCGCTCTCGCGATATTCGGAGCGGTTCTCGTCGTCTTCGGCACTCTGCTCTGTTTATTCTGGCCCTTCATATTCCATCGATTGTTGAGCAAG GAACTGTCAATGTCACCGACCTCGACGAGCTTCGATATCTGGAAGAATCCAACGTCGGTACCCTTGcatttggaaatttatttcttcaattgGACCAATCCCGAGGAGATCAGGACTCCGGGGAAGAAGCCAAGCTTCGTTCAGCTCGGGCCTTACACTTTTCT AGAAAGACGAGAGAAAGTCAACGTCGTTTTTCACCCTCAGAACAACACGGTCAGTTTCGATCAAAAAAGGACTTGGTACTTTGACGCGGAAAGGAGCAATGGATCTCTGAAGGACAACGTTACACAGCTAAATGTTGTCGCTATA TCAGCGGCGCACAAAATTCGCAACTGGGCCTTTTATTGGCATACGATGTTCGATCTGATGCTGTCAAAAATCGGACAGATCCACGTGACCAAGACCGTCGATGAGCTTCTCTTCTCCGGCTACGAAGACACTCTAATTAACATGGGACAGATAACCAAAATTGTCGACCTTCCGCCGTTCGATAAATTCGGATGGTTTTATATG AGAAATGAATCTACGGTGTTCGACGGCCACTTCAATATGGCGACCGGTCAAGACAACATCATGAATATCGGTATTCTTCGGAATTGGAATTACAGAAATACTACGTCGTTCTATGACGCACCTTGCAACGCGGTAGAGGGAAGTGCTGGAGAATTTTGGCCACCTGACAAGAACTACGACGAAATCACCCTCTTCTCAGCTGACATTTGCAG GCCTCTAACTTACGAATATAAAGGAATTATGACGCATCAGGGTATCGTCGGTAAGCGATACGTTATCGGCGACAAGACCCTGAGCAATAGTACGAAGAGGCGTTACCCCAGGAAGCAGGTGAACTTGGTCGAGACCGCGACGAGGACAAGCGAGGACTTCGTTGCAATGGAAGACTCAGGAAAAGCCTTCGAGTCGTTGAAGAAGTTCCAGGATCCGGACATCGTGAACGTAGGCCAGTGCTTTTGTAATGGCGAATGCACTCCGTCAGGCATCATCAATGTTACCGCATGTCGCTACGGGGCGCCGGCCTTCGTAAGCTTGCCGCATTTCCATAAGGCTGATCCCGTCTTCCgcgaacaaataaacggaatgaACCCCGACGACGAGAAGCACGGATTTTACATCGTACTTGAACCG ACAACTGGAATACCCATCGACGTCGCAGCCCGTCTACAAGTCAACATTCTTCTCCAGCCATTACAGTCCCTAAG CCTCTTCAAGGATGTGCCAAAAACATACTTCCCGATGTTCTGGTTCAACGAGCGCGCCGGTATTACGGAAGAGTTGGCTCCTTCTCTCTGGCTACTTATCCATCTCTTGGACATTGGGCATTACACCAGCATCGCGATACTTTTCCTTGGATCACTGATCGTCCTTGGCGCTGGCGTTCTGCACTGCTTACACAAGCGGGACAAAGCAGACATG aaacCGATGTCGACTGGATTCGCAGTTCCCGCAGAGCAGAAGACAGAGCTTATCTATCTAGACACGACGGTAGCCAATGACGACCGCGACGCCCAAACGCGGCTGAATCGGCAGCTCTATCCGAAACTCGTCGGAGATAACTTGCAGGATTTGTAA